The Pseudogulbenkiania sp. MAI-1 sequence GGTGGGGCGTCGCTGTAATGGACCTTGCCGGACTCGTCGACCCATTTGTATAGCGTCCCCCCGGCCAGGACCGTCAGCGGGAGCAGGGCGAGCAGTAGTCCGGCGAGGCGAGGCATGATCAGTCGTTCACTCCATATTGGGCGCGGTAGGCGCGTACGGCGTCCAGGTTGGCCGCCAGTTCGGGATTGCCTTCGAGGAAGGTGAGCAGGTCTTTCAGGGTGGCGATAGCCACCACCGGCAGCCCGTAGGCCTGTTCGACTTCCTGCACGGCGGACAGCGCGCCGGTGCCGCGTTCCATGCGGTCGAGCGCGATGGCCACACCGGCCGGTTCGGCGCCGGCAGCACGGATCAGCTGGACCGATTCGCGCACCGAGGTGCCGGCGGAGATGACGTCGTCGATGATCAGCACGCGGCCCTTGAGCGGGGCGCCGACCAGCACGCCGCCTTCGCCGTGGTCCTTGGCTTCCTTGCGGTTGTAGGCGAACGGCACGTTACGGCCGGCCTCGGCCAGCGCCATCGAGGTGGCGGCGGCCAGGATGATGCCCTTGTAGGCCGGGCCGAACAGCATGTCGAATTCGATCTTGTCGCTCATTATCGCTTTCGCATAAAAGCGCGACAAGTGCAGCGTGGAGAGGCCGTCGTTGAACAGGCCGGCGTTGAAGAAATAGGGAGATTTCCGACCCGCCTTGGTGATGAACTCGCCGAACTTCAGCACCTGCTTGTCCAGCGCAAAACGAATAAAATCCTGGCGGAAATCGCTCATATCAACCTCTTTTTGAAACATTAACCATTTGAAAAGCCTGCCTTTGGCGGCAAGGATAACACGGGAGACTGTCTTGCTTCGAATCGTTTCGGCCAACCTCAACGGCGTCCGCTCGGCGGACAAGAAGGGCTTTTTCGACTGGCTGGCCGGCAGCCAGGCCGATCTGGTGTGCGTGCAGGAACTGAAGGCGCAGCCGGCGGATCTGTCGCCGCGGATGTGCGCGCCGGACGGCCTCACCGGCTATTTCCACTGTGCCGAGAAGAAGGGCTACAGCGGTGTCGGCATCTATTCCCGGCACCAGCCCGACGCGGTGGTCGAGGGGCTGGGCATCGACTGGATCGATGCCGAAGGGCGCTATCTGCAGCTCGATTTCGGCCAGTTGTCGGTGGTGTCGCTGTACCTGCCGTCCGGTTCCAGCTCGGACGAGCGCCAGCAGGTCAAGTTCGATTTCCTCGACGTGTTCATGCCGCACCTCAACGAGCTGCGCGCCGCCGGCCGCGACATCGTGATCTGCGGCGACTGGAACATCGCCCACAACGAGATCGACCTGAAAAACTGGAAGGGCAACATGAAGAACTCGGGCTTTTTGCCCGAGGAGCGCGCCTGGATGAGCGACCTGCTCGGCAACGGGGGCTGGCAAGACGTGTGGCGCCGGCTCTATCCCGAGGTGCCGGGCTACACTTGGTGGAGCAACCGTGGCCAAGCCTACGCCAAGGACGTGGGCTGGCGCATCGACTACCACATCGTCACGCCGTCGATGATGGAGCTGGCGCGCACCGCCTCGGTGTACAAGGACGAGAAATTCTCCGATCACGCCCCGTTGATCGTGGACTACGACAGGAGCCTGTGAATGCTCGACGAGGACGATATCTTTCTGCTGACGGTGCCGGGCTGGGGCA is a genomic window containing:
- the pyrE gene encoding orotate phosphoribosyltransferase; this translates as MSDFRQDFIRFALDKQVLKFGEFITKAGRKSPYFFNAGLFNDGLSTLHLSRFYAKAIMSDKIEFDMLFGPAYKGIILAAATSMALAEAGRNVPFAYNRKEAKDHGEGGVLVGAPLKGRVLIIDDVISAGTSVRESVQLIRAAGAEPAGVAIALDRMERGTGALSAVQEVEQAYGLPVVAIATLKDLLTFLEGNPELAANLDAVRAYRAQYGVND
- a CDS encoding exodeoxyribonuclease III; the encoded protein is MLRIVSANLNGVRSADKKGFFDWLAGSQADLVCVQELKAQPADLSPRMCAPDGLTGYFHCAEKKGYSGVGIYSRHQPDAVVEGLGIDWIDAEGRYLQLDFGQLSVVSLYLPSGSSSDERQQVKFDFLDVFMPHLNELRAAGRDIVICGDWNIAHNEIDLKNWKGNMKNSGFLPEERAWMSDLLGNGGWQDVWRRLYPEVPGYTWWSNRGQAYAKDVGWRIDYHIVTPSMMELARTASVYKDEKFSDHAPLIVDYDRSL